A genomic segment from Chitinophaga niabensis encodes:
- a CDS encoding RagB/SusD family nutrient uptake outer membrane protein translates to MKIYKLKMLLIVTGMMLFSCNSVLELQPTDKIRAEDLFGDPQGVKLYMANLYYQLPIEDFAYFRAGFNQNGGDPNNGGWSPAMAADEAMHSEFGDFIGDGDYHYWEPGYKLIRDVNLLIDAIPTLDILAPEKAVLTGEANFIKAFAYFGLAKRYGGVSLIKATQKYTGNVEDLKVPRSTEKETWDYVLELCDIAIANLGAEKGRRASKWAAYALKSRAALHAASLAKFGSRAPMSGNAVTQKLVGLDAADAAGYYAACIAASQAIMTSGVHALYMPNPGSVDAAAENYRALFQDPNVAKDNEAILIKGYTLPGNNQGHNYDIWYQPAQVANGWPHPGRMNPTLDLVDAYEAYANPGQEAPIVTTAEGNVTDYNGFNPALNYIRYDSPNDIFKGKDARLWATTILPGTNWKGIPIIIQAGYVKPDGTTAIRIKDQIDVAGTTYYTYGAASTTQYSGFDTYGGNNTRTGFGFKKFMNQNSPIVPGWNQSTSDWVEFRYAEVLLNFAEAVVESGTGDAAAAAKAINDIRKRAGHTVDIPLTAANVQRERRVELAFENKRFWDLIRRREFHTTFNNRYMHTLLPLRDLRTSPAKYIFVRVNTPNSNTRTFEPKAYYRYIPGIGANGLVQNPQY, encoded by the coding sequence ATGAAAATCTATAAATTGAAAATGTTATTGATCGTTACAGGCATGATGCTCTTCAGCTGTAACAGTGTGCTGGAACTCCAGCCTACAGATAAGATCAGAGCAGAAGACCTCTTCGGCGATCCACAGGGTGTGAAGCTCTATATGGCTAACCTCTATTACCAGCTGCCTATTGAAGACTTTGCTTATTTCAGAGCAGGCTTCAATCAGAACGGCGGCGATCCTAATAACGGCGGCTGGTCTCCAGCCATGGCTGCGGATGAAGCCATGCACTCAGAGTTCGGCGATTTTATCGGAGACGGGGATTATCATTACTGGGAGCCGGGTTATAAACTGATCCGCGACGTAAACCTGCTGATAGATGCTATCCCCACCCTGGATATCCTCGCACCTGAAAAGGCGGTATTGACCGGTGAAGCTAATTTCATCAAAGCATTTGCTTACTTCGGGCTTGCCAAAAGATATGGCGGTGTTTCCCTGATCAAGGCCACACAAAAATATACCGGCAATGTGGAAGACCTCAAAGTTCCCCGCAGCACTGAAAAAGAAACATGGGATTATGTACTGGAGCTCTGCGATATAGCCATTGCCAACCTTGGTGCGGAAAAAGGCAGGCGTGCATCCAAATGGGCCGCTTATGCTTTAAAATCACGCGCTGCTTTGCATGCTGCTTCCCTTGCTAAATTTGGCAGCAGGGCACCCATGTCCGGCAATGCAGTTACACAAAAACTGGTAGGGCTGGATGCTGCCGATGCTGCAGGTTATTATGCTGCCTGTATCGCTGCTTCCCAGGCTATCATGACTTCCGGCGTACACGCTCTTTACATGCCTAATCCCGGTTCTGTAGACGCAGCAGCTGAGAACTACCGCGCATTGTTCCAGGACCCTAATGTGGCAAAAGACAATGAAGCTATCCTCATCAAAGGATATACTTTACCGGGTAACAACCAGGGGCATAACTATGATATCTGGTACCAGCCTGCACAGGTAGCTAACGGATGGCCTCACCCCGGCAGGATGAACCCAACGCTGGACCTTGTGGATGCCTATGAAGCTTATGCCAACCCGGGCCAGGAAGCGCCCATTGTTACTACGGCAGAAGGGAATGTAACAGATTATAACGGTTTCAATCCTGCATTGAACTATATCCGTTATGATTCTCCCAACGATATCTTCAAAGGAAAAGATGCACGCCTCTGGGCTACCACCATCCTTCCAGGCACCAACTGGAAAGGCATCCCCATCATCATCCAGGCAGGATATGTGAAACCGGATGGCACAACCGCTATCCGCATCAAAGACCAGATAGATGTGGCGGGCACTACTTATTATACGTATGGTGCAGCCAGTACTACACAGTATTCCGGCTTTGATACCTATGGTGGTAATAATACACGTACAGGTTTCGGATTCAAAAAGTTCATGAACCAGAACAGTCCTATTGTTCCGGGCTGGAACCAAAGCACTTCTGACTGGGTTGAATTCAGGTATGCAGAAGTACTGCTGAACTTTGCAGAAGCTGTAGTGGAAAGTGGTACCGGCGATGCTGCCGCTGCTGCCAAAGCTATCAACGATATCCGCAAACGCGCAGGGCATACCGTAGATATTCCTTTAACTGCGGCAAATGTACAAAGGGAAAGAAGAGTGGAACTGGCATTTGAGAACAAACGTTTCTGGGACCTGATCCGCAGGAGAGAATTCCATACCACTTTCAACAACCGGTATATGCACACCCTGCTGCCGTTGAGAGACCTGAGGACCTCACCTGCCAAGTACATCTTTGTACGGGTAAACACGCCGAATTCCAATACCAGGACCTTTGAGCCAAAAGCTTACTACCGTTACATTCCGGGCATCGGTGCCAATGGTCTTGTTCAAAACCCGCAGTACTAA
- a CDS encoding DUF3823 domain-containing protein, producing MKKLSSIILIAALALASCEKDNYDGPNAGLSGNFIDATTKALVEQDIIRGTEIEILEKGYTEAQYLIVKNDGTYANTLLFANTYTVRPVRGNFIPIEAQEVNIQGQTKLDFTVTPFIRVNNVSIVKTGTKVVATFKLQQNVINNVQKIGLYAHQDSRVGEPMRQVATERDINAVVDANTVYTLEIDLAANSTILKPGKPFYFRVGAKIDMGETKFNYAPAVKIDL from the coding sequence ATGAAAAAGTTAAGTTCTATCATACTGATCGCAGCACTGGCCCTGGCTTCCTGTGAGAAAGATAATTACGACGGGCCCAATGCGGGATTATCAGGCAACTTTATAGACGCCACCACCAAAGCCCTTGTAGAGCAGGATATTATCCGTGGTACGGAAATAGAGATCCTGGAAAAAGGTTATACAGAAGCACAATACCTCATTGTTAAAAACGATGGTACTTATGCCAACACCCTGTTGTTTGCCAATACTTATACCGTTAGGCCGGTAAGAGGCAACTTCATTCCCATTGAAGCACAGGAAGTGAATATCCAGGGGCAGACTAAACTGGATTTTACGGTAACACCTTTCATCCGCGTGAACAATGTGAGCATTGTTAAAACCGGTACCAAGGTGGTAGCCACTTTCAAACTGCAACAGAATGTGATCAACAATGTGCAGAAGATCGGCCTCTATGCACACCAGGATTCCCGCGTGGGAGAACCCATGCGCCAGGTGGCAACTGAGCGGGATATCAATGCAGTAGTGGATGCCAATACGGTCTATACATTAGAGATAGACCTCGCTGCCAACAGCACGATCCTAAAACCCGGCAAGCCTTTTTACTTCAGGGTAGGTGCAAAGATAGACATGGGTGAAACCAAGTTTAACTATGCCCCGGCTGTTAAAATAGACTTGTAA
- a CDS encoding SusC/RagA family TonB-linked outer membrane protein has protein sequence MKKIYYLLMLLSIFPLCALAQQKTISGKVTDAKDGSALPGVNVFTTDAAGKRTGVTTNLRGEYSINVPAAATEILFVYLGMNTVTEQINGRSTINVALSASDAQLEQVVVVGYGTRRKETLTGAVSNISAKEIQTTTNISLAQKLQGKVAGLQIRQLGGEPGTFDNMINLRGFGTPLFVIDGIARDGAGEFQRLNPDDIESVSFLKDASAAIYGLRAANGVVIVTTKKGYVGKPRFDYTGVVGMMKPTDVPLMSSAAQWMQMRNEAAIFAGGSPFLTKDELQKWIDGVPGYESTDWYDVTMKKHALQQQHNLSAAGGTEKTQYFMSLAYAEEGGLLKSNDMGYKRFNLRSNITTELHKNLKAELFLAGRYDKREVPGENFFNIFKGTRVTLPTEKPYANNNPDYPAVVTPSNQNPLILSNRDITGYNESVTRNVQSTLVLTYTVPFVQGLSLRASGAYDMTSYQNKDVSKPYKLYTYVGNQYIPQPQRVGTASISNDFGNYNQLNLQGQINYARTFGKAHNVTGLLVVEQMQNWSRTGYLKRYYEFFTSDQIPAGSSLGAENNGGEGQSANLSYIGRFSYDYNRKYLIDFAFRQDGSFRYHPSKRWSFFPVVTGGWRLSEEPFMKEKVPLISNLKLRASYGLVGSDQGNPFQYIAGFSTSGGGRYEFENGALTNGAASPAIVNDQLQWNTSRVTDIGIDLGLFRGKLNIEFDVYRRDREGLLAYRNVSLPNTFGGTLPQENLNSDRVQGLEFTINHNNRINDFQYNISANFNYSRTMNMYVERGAYGNSFRRWKTGSDYRYNDIVWGFTYLGQFQNQDEINRAPLQNGDQANIRELPGDFRYQDTNNDGLINDNDQLPLWMGANGTNDNQNPQGKNPKINYGLSLNGSWKGIDVNILFQGAAMYTVRFSEVYAEIMAFRGNTPAYFFDRWHKADPYDPNSAWVPGKWPASRFNGDVGSMYRESSVWRKDASYLRLKSVELGYTISPKIYRASGIQRIRIFANGFNLFTWADSFVKAFDPERLEGLFNAGFNYPLTKNYNVGVNLNF, from the coding sequence ATGAAAAAAATCTATTACCTATTGATGCTGCTTAGCATTTTTCCGCTCTGTGCGCTGGCACAACAGAAAACCATCAGTGGGAAAGTAACAGATGCCAAGGACGGCAGCGCCTTACCTGGTGTAAATGTTTTCACCACAGATGCTGCCGGCAAAAGAACAGGGGTTACCACTAATTTACGGGGAGAATATTCCATAAATGTTCCCGCCGCAGCCACCGAAATATTATTTGTTTACCTGGGTATGAACACTGTCACTGAACAGATCAATGGCAGAAGCACTATCAATGTTGCCTTAAGTGCATCAGATGCACAATTGGAACAAGTGGTGGTGGTAGGTTACGGTACCCGCAGAAAAGAAACCCTCACAGGTGCGGTGAGTAATATATCGGCCAAGGAGATCCAGACCACTACTAATATCAGTTTAGCGCAAAAATTACAGGGAAAGGTAGCCGGTTTGCAGATCCGCCAGTTAGGTGGTGAGCCCGGTACTTTCGACAATATGATCAATCTCCGTGGTTTTGGTACACCGCTCTTTGTTATTGACGGGATTGCCCGTGATGGTGCCGGTGAATTCCAACGGCTGAACCCGGATGATATTGAGAGCGTGTCTTTCCTGAAAGATGCCTCTGCTGCCATCTATGGTTTACGTGCTGCCAACGGGGTAGTGATCGTTACCACTAAAAAAGGATATGTAGGCAAACCGCGTTTTGATTATACCGGCGTAGTAGGTATGATGAAACCAACGGATGTACCCTTAATGTCCAGCGCCGCCCAATGGATGCAAATGCGGAACGAAGCAGCCATCTTTGCAGGCGGCTCTCCCTTCCTCACCAAAGATGAGCTACAGAAATGGATAGATGGTGTGCCGGGTTATGAAAGTACTGACTGGTACGATGTGACCATGAAGAAACATGCCCTGCAGCAACAACACAATCTTTCTGCCGCGGGCGGAACAGAGAAAACACAATACTTCATGAGCCTTGCCTATGCAGAAGAAGGCGGTTTATTGAAAAGTAACGACATGGGCTATAAAAGGTTCAACCTGCGTTCCAATATTACCACTGAGTTGCATAAGAACCTGAAAGCAGAATTATTCCTCGCCGGCAGGTATGATAAAAGAGAGGTACCGGGTGAAAACTTCTTCAACATATTCAAAGGTACACGTGTAACGCTGCCAACGGAAAAGCCCTATGCCAACAATAACCCGGATTATCCCGCAGTAGTAACACCTTCCAATCAGAACCCGCTGATATTGTCCAACCGCGATATTACCGGTTACAATGAAAGCGTAACAAGGAATGTACAGTCTACCCTGGTATTAACGTATACGGTTCCCTTTGTACAGGGCCTCAGCCTGCGTGCTTCCGGTGCGTACGATATGACCAGTTATCAGAACAAGGATGTATCCAAGCCCTATAAGCTTTACACTTATGTAGGCAACCAGTATATACCGCAACCACAAAGGGTGGGTACGGCGAGCATATCCAACGATTTTGGGAATTACAACCAGCTCAACCTCCAGGGTCAGATAAACTACGCCAGAACATTTGGTAAAGCCCATAATGTTACCGGCCTCCTGGTAGTAGAACAAATGCAGAACTGGAGCAGAACCGGTTACCTGAAACGTTACTATGAATTTTTCACCAGCGATCAGATCCCTGCCGGTAGTTCTTTAGGTGCAGAGAATAACGGAGGTGAAGGCCAAAGTGCCAACCTTTCTTATATCGGCCGTTTCAGCTATGACTACAACAGGAAATACCTGATAGATTTTGCGTTCAGGCAAGATGGTTCTTTCCGTTACCATCCCAGCAAAAGATGGAGTTTCTTCCCTGTGGTTACGGGTGGATGGAGACTGTCCGAAGAACCTTTTATGAAAGAAAAGGTGCCGCTTATCTCCAACCTGAAACTGAGAGCTTCTTACGGTCTTGTGGGCAGCGACCAGGGTAATCCATTCCAGTACATTGCGGGTTTCTCTACTTCCGGTGGTGGCAGGTATGAATTTGAAAATGGTGCTTTAACGAATGGTGCGGCCTCTCCTGCTATTGTAAACGATCAGTTGCAATGGAACACTTCCAGGGTAACAGATATTGGTATAGACCTCGGATTATTCCGCGGCAAACTGAATATTGAATTTGATGTATACCGCAGGGACCGTGAAGGGCTCCTGGCTTACAGGAATGTATCCCTCCCCAATACCTTCGGTGGCACATTGCCACAGGAGAACCTGAACTCAGACCGTGTACAGGGGCTTGAATTCACGATCAACCACAATAACAGGATCAACGATTTCCAATATAACATTTCAGCCAACTTCAACTATTCCCGTACCATGAACATGTATGTGGAAAGAGGCGCTTATGGTAATAGCTTCAGAAGATGGAAAACAGGCAGCGACTACCGTTACAATGATATTGTATGGGGCTTCACTTACCTGGGCCAGTTCCAGAACCAGGATGAGATCAACAGAGCGCCGCTGCAAAATGGCGATCAGGCTAATATCCGCGAACTGCCTGGTGATTTCAGATACCAGGATACCAATAACGATGGTTTGATCAATGATAATGATCAGCTGCCTTTATGGATGGGTGCTAATGGTACCAACGATAACCAGAACCCCCAGGGTAAAAATCCCAAGATCAACTACGGCCTTTCTCTGAATGGTTCCTGGAAAGGAATTGATGTGAACATATTGTTCCAGGGTGCCGCGATGTATACTGTTCGTTTCAGCGAGGTCTATGCGGAAATTATGGCCTTCAGAGGGAACACCCCCGCTTACTTCTTTGACAGATGGCACAAGGCTGACCCTTATGATCCAAACAGCGCATGGGTACCGGGCAAATGGCCTGCATCCAGGTTCAATGGAGATGTGGGCAGCATGTACCGCGAAAGTTCTGTATGGCGCAAAGATGCTTCTTACCTGCGTTTAAAAAGTGTTGAACTGGGGTATACCATCAGCCCTAAAATATACAGGGCATCCGGCATCCAGCGGATCCGCATATTCGCGAATGGTTTCAACCTCTTCACCTGGGCAGATTCTTTCGTAAAAGCATTTGATCCGGAAAGACTGGAAGGATTGTTCAATGCAGGGTTCAACTACCCGCTCACCAAGAACTATAATGTTGGTGTAAACCTTAACTTCTAA
- a CDS encoding glycoside hydrolase family 71/99-like protein produces MRKYALIAAAVLLTLSCSKKTSSGPPPNPPGPPDPPVQEVVYDETGCLFKSYNGLVMAGYQGWFAAEGDASERGWYHFQNGSCGGFKPGCSTVDFWPDMAEYTKTYPSPFKFANGNTAHLYSPYDEESIDLHFKWMQQYGLDGVFMQRFVGEIKNTNVKGKRHFNKVLENALKAAKKYSRAICVMYDLSGCTSEDVAYLEQDWNELQTLFKLFDNVANPTYLRHNKRPMVTIWGVGFNDNRKYTIADVDRLVDKIKGPTKKVSVMLGVPYFWRTLKNDTENSTLLHTLIKKTDVIMPWAVGRYNNDNYANVAGGELAGDIQWCTTNKVDYVPLVFPGFSWGNLRNDPSLYNSIPRLKGDFLWKQVAGAKLSGARSLYVAMFDEIDEGTAIYKCAREGELPLHADKRFIGIDADLPSDHYLWLAGQATRWFHGEGGFTNTRPVR; encoded by the coding sequence ATGAGAAAATACGCACTGATAGCAGCAGCTGTTCTTTTAACCCTCAGCTGTTCTAAAAAAACATCCAGCGGTCCTCCGCCCAATCCACCAGGGCCACCAGACCCTCCTGTTCAGGAAGTTGTATATGATGAAACCGGCTGCCTCTTCAAATCCTACAATGGATTAGTAATGGCCGGATACCAGGGATGGTTTGCGGCAGAAGGAGATGCATCTGAAAGAGGCTGGTACCATTTCCAGAACGGCAGCTGCGGCGGTTTTAAACCAGGCTGTTCCACTGTTGACTTCTGGCCGGATATGGCAGAGTACACAAAAACATACCCCTCTCCTTTTAAATTTGCCAATGGGAACACGGCACATCTCTATAGCCCTTATGACGAAGAAAGTATAGACCTGCATTTCAAATGGATGCAGCAGTATGGGCTGGATGGTGTTTTCATGCAGCGCTTTGTAGGAGAGATCAAGAACACCAATGTAAAAGGCAAAAGGCATTTTAATAAAGTACTGGAGAACGCTTTAAAAGCAGCGAAGAAATATTCCCGCGCTATCTGCGTGATGTATGATCTCAGCGGTTGCACCTCAGAAGATGTAGCTTACCTGGAGCAGGACTGGAATGAATTACAGACCCTGTTCAAACTGTTTGACAATGTGGCCAATCCCACCTACCTGCGCCATAATAAAAGACCAATGGTCACTATCTGGGGCGTGGGCTTCAATGATAACCGGAAGTATACGATAGCGGATGTAGACAGATTGGTGGATAAGATAAAAGGCCCTACCAAAAAGGTTTCCGTGATGCTGGGCGTTCCCTACTTCTGGAGAACTTTAAAGAATGATACGGAGAACTCTACCCTGCTGCACACGCTCATTAAAAAAACAGATGTGATCATGCCATGGGCAGTTGGGCGTTATAATAATGACAACTACGCCAATGTAGCCGGTGGAGAACTGGCAGGAGATATTCAATGGTGTACTACCAACAAAGTGGATTATGTGCCATTGGTGTTTCCCGGTTTCAGCTGGGGTAATCTCAGGAACGATCCTTCCCTCTATAATTCCATTCCACGCCTGAAAGGAGATTTTCTCTGGAAGCAGGTGGCAGGAGCAAAACTGTCCGGCGCAAGATCATTGTACGTAGCTATGTTTGATGAAATAGATGAAGGCACCGCTATTTATAAATGTGCGCGGGAAGGAGAACTTCCCTTACATGCAGATAAACGTTTCATTGGCATTGATGCAGACCTTCCTTCAGACCATTACCTCTGGCTCGCAGGCCAGGCTACCAGGTGGTTCCATGGAGAAGGCGGCTTTACTAACACCAGACCTGTAAGATAA
- a CDS encoding glycoside hydrolase family 71/99-like protein, translating to MRLLFTTLLILANTLLFSQLKHSKQTSYPTYKGLVMAGYQGWFRAEGDGSNARRFAYGNEDRSGIDMWPDVTEYERTYNTPWKLKNGEPAKFFSSYDKSSVDLHFKWMQEYGVDGVFMQRFFNNAKNRDSISGVIMKNAFAAATKYKRAIAVMYDLSGLRGSGEDCSALIEDWKYMVDQLKVTNAPGYLHHNGKPLVTIWGVGFPDRPYNIRNIGLEKLMDFLQNDPVYGGCSIMLGVPTAWRTLNADCINDPYLHQLIRKSDIVLPWMVQRYSPLLHNDMDRYRDNLIDDLAWCRANKVDYVPCIYPGFSWHNLSRYEFPDDVKPVGSIPRQGGRFYWQQVATALTAGASMLYVAMFDEVNEATAIFKGSNNPPVSTKTSFIDMDGMPSDHYLWLTGEAAKMLRNEKPLSLKMPVRK from the coding sequence ATGAGACTACTATTCACCACGTTGCTGATACTGGCTAACACCTTGCTCTTTTCACAACTAAAACACAGTAAGCAAACCAGCTATCCTACTTATAAAGGACTTGTAATGGCAGGTTACCAGGGATGGTTCCGTGCGGAAGGAGATGGCTCCAATGCAAGACGGTTTGCTTATGGGAATGAAGACCGCAGCGGCATAGACATGTGGCCGGATGTAACGGAGTATGAAAGAACATATAACACTCCCTGGAAACTAAAGAACGGAGAACCTGCAAAGTTCTTCAGTTCTTATGATAAAAGTTCTGTAGACCTTCATTTTAAATGGATGCAGGAATATGGTGTTGATGGCGTGTTTATGCAAAGGTTCTTCAACAATGCCAAAAACCGGGATTCCATTTCGGGTGTTATTATGAAGAATGCCTTTGCCGCCGCCACCAAATACAAAAGGGCTATTGCGGTGATGTATGATCTTTCCGGCCTGCGGGGTTCGGGAGAAGACTGCTCTGCATTGATAGAGGACTGGAAATATATGGTGGACCAGCTGAAGGTGACCAACGCGCCCGGCTATCTGCATCACAACGGCAAACCGCTGGTGACCATATGGGGTGTTGGTTTCCCTGACCGCCCGTATAACATCCGCAATATTGGCCTGGAAAAGCTGATGGACTTCCTGCAAAATGATCCGGTGTATGGAGGATGTTCTATTATGCTGGGTGTACCCACTGCCTGGCGTACCCTGAATGCAGATTGCATCAATGATCCCTACCTCCATCAACTGATCCGCAAATCCGATATTGTATTACCCTGGATGGTGCAACGTTATTCCCCATTGCTGCATAACGATATGGACCGTTACCGCGATAACCTGATAGATGACCTGGCCTGGTGCAGGGCAAATAAGGTAGATTATGTGCCTTGTATCTATCCTGGTTTCAGCTGGCATAACCTGAGCCGTTACGAGTTCCCTGACGATGTGAAACCTGTAGGTTCTATCCCCCGCCAGGGTGGCCGTTTCTATTGGCAGCAGGTAGCTACCGCTTTAACTGCAGGGGCTTCTATGCTGTATGTGGCTATGTTTGATGAAGTGAATGAGGCTACGGCTATCTTCAAAGGCAGCAATAATCCACCGGTGAGTACAAAAACCTCCTTTATTGATATGGATGGCATGCCCTCAGATCATTATCTCTGGTTAACAGGGGAAGCAGCTAAAATGCTGCGGAATGAAAAACCCCTGAGCCTGAAGATGCCGGTCAGGAAATAA